In Thermorudis peleae, a genomic segment contains:
- a CDS encoding daunorubicin resistance protein DrrA family ABC transporter ATP-binding protein: MAESIVVQGLVKRYGSVLAVNDVSFTVGEGEFFGFLGPNGAGKTTTISILCTLLRPTAGRAWVGGHEVSREPDAVRRAIGVIFQDPSLDTQLTAEENLALHARVYGLPSTVWRPRAEQLLKLVDLWERRRSPVRTFSGGMKRRLEIARGLLHQPHVLFLDEPTLGLDPQTRRGIWSYLEQLRAETGVTLFLTTHYLDEAERCDRVAIIDHGQIIALDTPDRLKSQVGKDIVTLTTADNTRAAAELRERFGLNPSIVDGTVRVEAAQGASLIPQLIQHLTVPIQAVSLHRPTLDDVFVALTGRQIRDEEVSDLDRMRERVRRGRR; encoded by the coding sequence ATGGCTGAAAGCATCGTTGTGCAAGGACTAGTCAAGCGGTACGGCTCAGTGCTCGCCGTTAACGACGTCTCGTTTACCGTCGGTGAAGGCGAGTTCTTTGGCTTTCTTGGCCCAAATGGCGCTGGGAAAACCACCACGATCAGCATCCTCTGCACGCTCTTGCGTCCAACTGCCGGCCGAGCGTGGGTCGGCGGCCATGAAGTCTCGCGTGAGCCCGATGCCGTCCGGCGTGCCATCGGCGTCATCTTCCAGGATCCGAGCCTCGATACTCAGCTGACCGCCGAGGAAAATTTGGCGCTGCATGCCCGTGTGTATGGCCTCCCCAGCACCGTGTGGCGTCCGCGTGCTGAACAACTCCTCAAACTTGTCGATCTCTGGGAGCGACGCCGCAGCCCTGTCCGCACCTTCTCGGGTGGCATGAAGCGCCGGCTCGAAATCGCCCGAGGCTTGCTTCATCAACCCCACGTCCTCTTTCTCGATGAGCCGACCCTTGGGCTCGATCCCCAGACTCGTCGCGGTATCTGGAGCTACCTCGAGCAACTCCGCGCGGAAACTGGCGTGACGCTCTTCCTGACCACGCACTACCTCGACGAGGCCGAGCGCTGTGACCGCGTTGCGATCATCGACCACGGCCAGATCATTGCCCTTGATACCCCTGACCGGCTCAAGTCACAGGTTGGCAAGGACATTGTCACGCTAACGACCGCCGATAATACGCGGGCGGCTGCCGAGTTGCGCGAACGCTTCGGCCTGAATCCATCCATTGTCGATGGAACGGTACGTGTCGAGGCTGCGCAAGGCGCATCACTCATCCCACAACTCATCCAGCACCTCACGGTGCCGATTCAAGCTGTCAGCCTCCACCGCCCGACCCTTGATGACGTCTTTGTCGCACTGACGGGGCGGCAAATCCGTGACGAAGAGGTGAGTGACCTTGACCGGATGCGCGAGCGTGTCCGGCGTGGTCGTCGCTGA
- a CDS encoding ABC transporter permease yields MTTTTTARPVSPVLPSPLVRAAIGAFTLWQRDLLRFWRDRTRIVGSLAQPLLFLVVFGAGLSPWIGRLGGAQGGPDYIQFLYPGIIGMSVLFSSIFSAVSIVWDREFGFLKELLVAPIPRWSIIVGKALGGSTTAMIQGLLMLVLAPIIGVKLTLTSALALIPALFVLAFALSSVGLVIAARMRSTEGFGLIMNFLMTPLLFLSGALYPLSNLPSWLTVLTRIDPVSYGIDAVRKIVLEGSGAPEYVVAQLGLTLFGRSLSPLVDIALVFALGCVLIGVASWLFAKQD; encoded by the coding sequence ATGACTACCACAACTACCGCGCGTCCAGTTTCTCCAGTTCTGCCCAGTCCTCTTGTCCGTGCAGCGATCGGCGCATTCACCCTCTGGCAGCGCGACCTCTTGCGCTTTTGGCGCGATCGCACCCGAATTGTCGGCAGCCTTGCTCAACCCCTCCTCTTCCTCGTCGTCTTCGGCGCAGGGCTTTCACCATGGATCGGTCGGCTTGGTGGAGCGCAAGGTGGGCCTGACTACATCCAATTCCTTTATCCTGGCATCATCGGGATGTCCGTGTTGTTCTCGTCGATCTTCAGCGCGGTCTCAATTGTTTGGGATCGGGAATTCGGCTTTCTCAAAGAACTCCTGGTTGCCCCCATTCCCCGCTGGTCGATCATCGTCGGCAAGGCCCTCGGCGGCAGCACCACCGCCATGATTCAGGGCCTGCTCATGCTTGTCCTTGCGCCGATCATCGGAGTCAAGTTGACGCTCACGAGCGCCCTCGCGTTGATCCCAGCGCTGTTCGTGCTTGCCTTCGCCTTGAGTAGCGTTGGCTTGGTGATCGCTGCCCGAATGCGCAGCACCGAAGGCTTCGGCCTCATCATGAATTTCTTAATGACACCGCTGCTCTTCCTCTCCGGCGCTCTCTATCCCCTAAGCAATTTACCGTCCTGGCTCACTGTCCTCACGCGCATCGATCCCGTGAGCTATGGCATTGATGCTGTTCGCAAGATCGTTCTCGAGGGCAGTGGCGCTCCCGAGTACGTCGTCGCCCAATTAGGGCTCACCCTGTTTGGGCGTTCGCTCTCTCCCCTAGTCGATATCGCACTGGTCTTTGCCCTCGGTTGCGTCCTGATCGGTGTGGCGTCCTGGCTTTTTGCCAAGCAGGACTAA
- a CDS encoding HAD family hydrolase, which produces MWPIQLVLFDLDDTLCDQTSALRCRVELAFRAALFDQSPEHIQPLVEHVVQLRRMDAGVLREVLAAHGWNEQWRVERAMQTYSANRFRGLALFPEARTILDRIQAHFRTGLITNGPSLIQRAKLVHLGLADRFPLVLISEEVGFAKPAPQLFERALQWAGVAPAEAVYVGDDPWGDIAGAQAVGIHTIWHNRWAKPWPALPPPEYEIRNLQALLHVLLGEGPDGAEDAAFSKAS; this is translated from the coding sequence ATGTGGCCCATTCAACTCGTCCTCTTTGACCTCGATGACACCCTTTGTGATCAAACGTCAGCCTTGCGCTGCCGTGTGGAACTTGCCTTCCGTGCTGCCTTGTTTGACCAGTCGCCCGAGCATATTCAGCCGCTCGTCGAACACGTCGTTCAGTTGCGTCGCATGGACGCTGGTGTCCTGCGCGAAGTCTTGGCAGCACATGGCTGGAACGAGCAATGGCGCGTTGAACGCGCAATGCAAACCTATAGCGCAAACCGTTTTCGTGGCCTTGCCTTATTCCCCGAAGCCCGAACTATCCTCGACCGTATTCAGGCCCACTTTCGCACTGGCCTGATCACCAATGGACCAAGCCTTATCCAGCGAGCCAAACTTGTCCATCTCGGCTTAGCTGATCGCTTTCCACTTGTCCTGATCTCTGAAGAGGTCGGCTTTGCGAAGCCAGCGCCGCAACTCTTCGAACGAGCGTTGCAGTGGGCTGGTGTTGCGCCCGCCGAAGCCGTCTACGTCGGCGATGATCCCTGGGGCGATATCGCTGGGGCGCAAGCCGTCGGGATCCATACCATCTGGCACAATCGCTGGGCAAAGCCGTGGCCTGCCTTGCCACCACCTGAATACGAAATCCGGAACCTTCAGGCGCTGCTGCACGTCTTGCTCGGTGAGGGGCCGGACGGGGCCGAGGATGCTGCGTTCAGTAAGGCCAGCTGA
- the nrfD gene encoding NrfD/PsrC family molybdoenzyme membrane anchor subunit, whose product MMTVDTGVRRWEHRRARSVGEAAATSYYGVPPIHKAHWRWSVALYFFLGGLAGASGVIASFARLFGGREARPLVRLARYLSFIAILPAPFLLIYDLGRPERFHHMLRVVKFRSPMSLGVWGLIAASATATLNAFRQAADDGMLGQRTPLAALGRRLPDRAIAALSVGPSFFLSGYTGVLLGATAVPLWAKNALLLGPLFLCSALSNACAALSVLLRRLGPASLPLIHRLERLERVALVSELILLVALEQQSGPVIARPLRTGRLGRVRNALLSAGLALPISVHLLVGQRRGRLPEALRHIATLFVLASGFALRILILFAGHASADDPEATFVFNRRGSRP is encoded by the coding sequence ATGATGACGGTCGACACTGGCGTACGACGCTGGGAACATCGGCGGGCCCGCTCTGTTGGCGAAGCTGCTGCAACCAGCTACTACGGTGTTCCACCAATCCATAAGGCTCACTGGCGGTGGTCAGTTGCGCTCTACTTCTTCCTCGGTGGTTTGGCTGGCGCGAGTGGGGTGATTGCGTCCTTCGCACGGCTCTTCGGCGGCCGCGAAGCACGGCCGCTCGTGCGGCTCGCGCGCTACCTCTCCTTTATCGCTATTCTCCCTGCCCCCTTCCTCCTTATTTATGACCTTGGACGCCCCGAGCGCTTCCATCACATGCTCCGTGTTGTCAAGTTCCGCTCCCCGATGTCGCTCGGTGTCTGGGGGCTCATCGCTGCGAGTGCAACAGCCACCCTCAATGCGTTCCGCCAGGCGGCCGACGATGGCATGCTCGGCCAGCGCACGCCGCTGGCTGCCCTTGGACGTCGCTTGCCTGACCGTGCGATTGCTGCACTCAGTGTCGGCCCCTCGTTCTTCCTCAGCGGCTACACTGGCGTCTTGCTTGGGGCAACGGCGGTGCCGCTCTGGGCCAAAAATGCGCTCTTGCTCGGTCCGCTTTTTCTCTGTTCCGCCCTTTCGAATGCGTGTGCCGCCCTTTCCGTGCTCCTTCGTCGGCTCGGACCAGCGTCCCTGCCCCTGATCCATCGGCTGGAGCGCCTTGAACGGGTCGCGTTGGTCAGCGAACTAATCTTGCTGGTAGCGCTCGAGCAGCAGAGTGGACCAGTCATTGCGCGCCCGCTTCGCACTGGCCGGCTCGGCCGCGTCCGCAACGCCTTGCTCAGCGCTGGCCTTGCACTCCCTATCTCCGTGCACCTGCTTGTCGGCCAGCGCCGCGGGCGCTTGCCTGAAGCCCTACGGCACATCGCGACGCTCTTCGTCCTTGCCAGCGGCTTCGCCCTCCGCATCCTCATCCTCTTTGCCGGTCACGCCTCCGCTGATGACCCCGAAGCCACCTTCGTCTTCAACCGCCGCGGAAGTCGCCCCTGA
- a CDS encoding glycosyl hydrolase: MPNRRVWWRIALSILLALVSALPLPVPSRAATSTTADPRDFYGMVIRDPWYEFNTDPERYPLQVNWTFVDTMLAGVADVGARWIRFEFHAEYDQPQGSGWIDWAKYDPLVNQLAPKYGFRLLALLSSGMLADVDPSYHFFHINDAPDTSGRNAYTRAFVSRAKEIVDHAGDAISAYEIINEPNANLILHQETAGATKAVDPVIYGQLMVDLYQTVKPAHPTVQLVLGGMLVEQEDPTGYLTWFQAVVQSPAVQSFRAQHGHNPWDAIAIHPYSLANFSAASVLAAVQQLHNLQQQYGDASPIWVTEVGMPADAPYWNDIKIMDPTPSELAQANFLRDVYTGLHQWPYVAHVFWFKYEDFGEGDQEAHWGLVHLRDSMLHYAREATPWPRKVAYFVYQSLANPSAVPTAPVPPPTNPGPDVRYFPETGHTVRGPFLQYWQQHGGLAQFGYPKTEVFFVAGRAVQYFERARFEYWPEFRGTPWEVQLGFLGRYALQGRVFPRQPAPDPNLPPDPNRRYFPETGQYVQGPFLKYWDAHGGLAIFGLPISGELQEMNPADGKVYTVQYFERARLEYHPEFAGTENEIELGLLGNQVLRTLSWYR; the protein is encoded by the coding sequence ATGCCCAACCGAAGAGTGTGGTGGCGAATCGCGCTTAGCATCCTGCTCGCCCTCGTCTCTGCCTTACCGTTACCCGTGCCAAGTCGCGCTGCCACAAGTACGACAGCTGATCCACGCGATTTCTACGGCATGGTCATCCGTGACCCCTGGTATGAATTCAATACTGACCCCGAGCGCTATCCTCTCCAGGTCAACTGGACCTTTGTTGATACCATGCTCGCTGGTGTGGCTGATGTCGGCGCCCGCTGGATACGTTTTGAGTTTCACGCAGAGTACGATCAGCCACAGGGTTCAGGATGGATTGATTGGGCCAAGTACGATCCGCTTGTCAACCAGCTTGCCCCGAAATATGGATTCCGTCTCCTTGCTCTCCTCAGTTCCGGCATGCTTGCCGACGTCGACCCGTCCTATCACTTCTTCCATATTAACGACGCCCCCGACACTAGTGGCCGCAACGCTTATACTCGCGCCTTTGTCAGTCGTGCCAAAGAGATCGTTGATCATGCCGGCGATGCGATCTCGGCCTATGAAATCATCAATGAGCCGAATGCGAACCTCATCCTTCATCAAGAGACTGCTGGAGCGACCAAAGCTGTTGATCCGGTCATCTATGGCCAGCTTATGGTCGATCTCTACCAAACCGTTAAGCCTGCTCATCCAACGGTCCAGCTCGTTCTTGGCGGCATGCTTGTCGAGCAAGAGGACCCGACCGGCTACCTCACATGGTTTCAGGCCGTTGTCCAATCGCCGGCAGTCCAGTCGTTCCGTGCGCAGCACGGCCACAACCCGTGGGACGCAATCGCCATCCATCCCTACAGCCTCGCCAACTTCAGCGCCGCCTCCGTGCTCGCAGCTGTTCAGCAACTGCATAATCTGCAGCAACAATACGGTGATGCTTCACCAATCTGGGTCACTGAAGTGGGCATGCCAGCCGATGCTCCTTACTGGAACGACATCAAGATCATGGATCCCACACCCAGTGAGCTTGCTCAAGCCAATTTCTTGCGTGACGTCTACACTGGCCTCCACCAATGGCCCTATGTCGCCCATGTCTTCTGGTTCAAATACGAAGATTTTGGCGAAGGCGACCAGGAGGCGCACTGGGGTCTCGTCCATCTGCGTGATTCAATGCTGCATTACGCCCGTGAAGCAACCCCCTGGCCACGCAAAGTTGCCTACTTCGTCTACCAATCCCTGGCCAATCCCTCTGCGGTACCAACGGCGCCAGTTCCACCACCCACGAACCCAGGACCAGATGTTCGTTATTTCCCTGAGACTGGCCATACGGTGCGTGGGCCTTTCCTCCAGTACTGGCAACAGCACGGCGGGCTCGCCCAGTTCGGGTATCCCAAAACTGAAGTTTTCTTTGTTGCTGGCCGTGCTGTTCAGTATTTTGAGCGTGCACGGTTCGAATACTGGCCGGAGTTCCGTGGTACACCGTGGGAAGTCCAACTTGGTTTCCTCGGCCGCTATGCCCTCCAAGGTCGCGTCTTCCCACGCCAGCCTGCCCCCGACCCCAATCTTCCTCCTGATCCCAACCGTCGCTACTTCCCCGAGACTGGCCAGTATGTCCAGGGCCCCTTCTTGAAATATTGGGATGCGCACGGCGGGTTAGCGATCTTTGGCCTGCCAATCAGCGGTGAACTCCAGGAAATGAATCCCGCTGATGGTAAGGTCTATACCGTGCAATATTTCGAACGGGCACGGCTTGAGTATCATCCCGAGTTTGCTGGCACGGAGAATGAAATCGAGCTTGGCTTGCTTGGGAATCAGGTGCTCCGTACGCTAAGCTGGTATCGATAA
- a CDS encoding LLM class flavin-dependent oxidoreductase yields the protein MGARGFGIAAVLPRTVIEAAAAAAEQRGYRTFWVNDTPEGDGLVALAYAAGVTQHIGLGVGVLPLSRRTPQQIIEHVRTLGLPLERLRLGIGSGSARSVELVRKGLTELRTALPAELVVAALGPRMCRLAGEAADAVLLNWLTPAHARQSMQWVHEAAAAAGRPAPLGYAYVRVALGPEGQARLAREAATYEAIPSYAAHFARMGVRAIETAVAGETAEAVQRGLAEWDEILDEVVVRAIPATNEIDAVLAVLEAAAPAPKLTA from the coding sequence ATGGGTGCACGAGGATTCGGCATTGCCGCAGTGTTGCCTCGGACAGTGATTGAGGCTGCAGCGGCGGCGGCTGAGCAACGCGGCTATCGGACGTTTTGGGTCAATGACACACCCGAGGGAGATGGGTTGGTTGCACTGGCCTACGCTGCGGGAGTAACGCAGCACATTGGGTTAGGGGTTGGGGTCTTGCCACTCTCGCGGCGGACACCGCAACAGATCATCGAGCACGTGCGCACGCTGGGCTTGCCGCTCGAGCGCCTGCGTCTCGGAATTGGGAGCGGGTCAGCGCGGTCAGTCGAGCTAGTCCGCAAGGGGCTTACGGAACTGCGGACCGCACTTCCGGCAGAACTGGTGGTGGCGGCACTTGGGCCGCGTATGTGCCGGCTGGCTGGCGAGGCGGCTGACGCGGTGTTGTTGAACTGGCTTACGCCAGCCCACGCGCGGCAATCAATGCAGTGGGTCCATGAGGCAGCGGCGGCTGCTGGACGGCCAGCACCACTCGGGTATGCCTATGTGCGGGTAGCACTTGGCCCTGAAGGACAAGCGCGGCTGGCTCGTGAGGCAGCAACCTATGAAGCGATTCCGAGTTACGCCGCGCACTTCGCACGGATGGGCGTGCGCGCGATCGAGACGGCGGTCGCGGGAGAGACGGCTGAAGCCGTGCAGCGTGGGCTTGCGGAATGGGATGAGATACTCGACGAAGTCGTCGTGCGAGCAATCCCAGCCACGAATGAGATCGACGCGGTGCTGGCGGTACTTGAGGCAGCGGCACCGGCACCAAAGCTCACGGCGTAA
- a CDS encoding cyclase family protein: MMVTFELSHEIWEGMTIFPGDPEPRFSPHPLPPPWRVTALHLGTHTGTHVDAPAHVFPNGKTIDEYPVDRFLGTGYVLDVTGLAEATPITAAHILPQLEGFHPGWFALVRTGWDVYWGTERYLHHPYLAEDAVAALVDAGASLVGIDALNVDATQSGTSATHERLLGADVLIVENLRGLAALEAQQPYRCAFLPLRLRGLDGAPIRAVAWRDTAP; this comes from the coding sequence ATGATGGTAACGTTCGAGCTTTCGCATGAGATTTGGGAAGGCATGACGATCTTTCCAGGGGATCCTGAACCACGGTTTTCACCGCATCCGCTGCCACCACCGTGGCGTGTGACTGCATTGCATCTTGGCACGCATACGGGCACGCACGTTGATGCGCCGGCGCACGTTTTCCCGAACGGCAAAACCATCGACGAATACCCGGTGGATCGCTTTCTTGGCACTGGATATGTGCTCGACGTCACCGGGCTTGCCGAGGCAACGCCGATTACAGCAGCGCACATCCTGCCGCAACTGGAGGGATTCCATCCTGGCTGGTTCGCCCTGGTGCGGACTGGATGGGACGTCTACTGGGGCACTGAGCGCTACCTGCACCATCCCTATCTGGCAGAGGACGCCGTAGCTGCGCTTGTTGACGCTGGCGCATCGCTCGTTGGGATCGATGCACTGAACGTTGACGCAACACAGAGCGGGACAAGCGCGACACACGAGCGCCTGCTTGGAGCTGATGTGCTCATTGTCGAGAACCTCCGCGGGTTAGCAGCACTGGAAGCTCAACAGCCCTATCGCTGCGCATTCCTGCCACTACGACTGCGCGGTCTGGACGGTGCACCAATTCGAGCAGTCGCCTGGCGTGATACTGCGCCTTAG
- the ispH gene encoding 4-hydroxy-3-methylbut-2-enyl diphosphate reductase, producing MIDVATAAASSPNPSPSTPQPEKRIVLAPVFGFCWGVRRALTLLEQAAASGPLATVGDVIHNPQVVAALRERGIEVVGSVAEAAARGFQRVATTAHGAGPGRAQTAQLAGLTHLDLTCPLVTRVQRLAVKLVNQGYFLVVYGDATHPEVRGVLAWAGTARACAAKEPDALPWANNVAVPRKVAVISQTTKMPQAFAAFAQAVVARVAAAGGEVRIVNTICGPTRARQGAIAALADAGAELVLVVGGRKSSNTARLVEVARAAGLAAIQVEGPAEVTADVVGTARVVGVTAGASTPDAVVAAVVEQLQMLGYAPPEWPENHDDVDLDDDDA from the coding sequence ATGATCGATGTAGCGACCGCTGCGGCATCTTCGCCAAACCCCAGTCCGTCAACGCCGCAGCCTGAAAAACGCATTGTCCTTGCGCCGGTGTTTGGATTCTGCTGGGGAGTGCGCCGCGCGCTCACCTTATTGGAGCAAGCCGCAGCCAGTGGCCCACTGGCTACTGTCGGTGACGTGATCCATAACCCTCAGGTCGTCGCTGCGCTACGCGAGCGTGGCATTGAGGTCGTCGGCAGTGTCGCCGAAGCTGCCGCTCGTGGTTTTCAGCGCGTTGCCACCACAGCCCATGGCGCCGGCCCTGGCCGTGCCCAAACAGCCCAGCTTGCCGGCCTCACCCATCTTGACCTCACGTGTCCGCTCGTCACCCGTGTCCAGCGGCTTGCCGTCAAGCTCGTGAACCAGGGCTATTTCCTCGTCGTCTATGGCGATGCCACCCATCCTGAAGTACGTGGCGTGCTCGCCTGGGCCGGTACTGCCCGCGCGTGTGCGGCTAAGGAACCCGACGCACTCCCCTGGGCAAACAACGTTGCCGTGCCCCGCAAAGTCGCTGTCATTAGCCAGACGACCAAGATGCCTCAGGCCTTTGCTGCCTTTGCTCAGGCTGTCGTCGCGCGCGTGGCCGCTGCTGGTGGCGAAGTACGGATCGTCAACACCATCTGCGGCCCGACCCGTGCGCGTCAGGGCGCGATTGCTGCGCTCGCTGACGCTGGCGCAGAACTCGTGCTCGTTGTCGGCGGCCGGAAAAGCTCCAATACCGCCCGCCTCGTTGAGGTGGCGCGTGCGGCTGGCCTCGCCGCAATCCAGGTCGAGGGCCCTGCCGAAGTCACCGCTGACGTCGTCGGCACCGCCCGCGTCGTCGGCGTAACTGCTGGAGCCTCAACCCCCGATGCGGTCGTCGCTGCGGTTGTCGAACAGCTCCAGATGCTCGGCTATGCGCCTCCTGAATGGCCCGAAAACCACGATGACGTTGACCTCGATGATGACGACGCCTAA
- a CDS encoding VOC family protein, with product MAEQTESRVAVSVPRSSELLPFHLPVPSSTPLLPAQRQVDIEAIQYICIRVADIRKAEAFYQGLFGMDVLYRAHRTDDGWTFLPADFDWDAGIRQGVLPDYVLLRNGPLSLLLEFAGRGAVFVEPRLSHISLRVAPETLLDIRGEVLVRGYAVAEDLPHSFLFRDPFGVMWHLATSETGPGQ from the coding sequence ATGGCAGAGCAGACCGAATCGCGCGTGGCAGTCTCCGTCCCCCGGAGCAGCGAACTACTGCCGTTTCACCTGCCAGTACCGTCGAGTACTCCCTTGTTGCCTGCCCAGCGCCAGGTCGACATCGAGGCTATCCAATATATCTGCATCCGCGTTGCCGATATCCGCAAGGCGGAAGCCTTCTATCAAGGCCTCTTCGGCATGGACGTCCTCTATCGCGCGCATCGCACTGACGACGGCTGGACGTTCTTGCCCGCCGACTTTGACTGGGACGCTGGCATTCGCCAAGGGGTGCTGCCTGATTATGTCTTGCTACGCAATGGTCCGCTCTCGCTCTTGCTGGAGTTTGCCGGCCGTGGCGCGGTCTTCGTCGAACCTCGCCTCAGTCACATCAGTCTGCGCGTTGCACCTGAAACCCTGCTTGATATTCGAGGAGAAGTCCTTGTCCGCGGCTATGCTGTAGCCGAGGATCTACCACACTCATTCCTCTTCCGCGACCCATTTGGTGTCATGTGGCACCTGGCAACCAGTGAGACTGGACCAGGACAGTAA
- a CDS encoding HAD family hydrolase: MDWTMYQLIALDIDGTLLGPDGTIPPRVHKALAAARDRGVLLVLATGRRLRSTLPVVDQLGAIVPVVVQNGALVWDTARDTPVSMTPFDRANLERVVHEALERRIGLVLIRGPETGEPVVITTQPDDAWPQPDIISAFRSGRIERLSADELLALPDVYTIDLFGWNDRLLPLLHALRADGFSVYSGALVTDANLPATVANVHMPGVSKAAGVAALARQHGLTLEHVLAVGDGDNDLPLIAAAGLGIAMGHAPSHVREQAKLVVSAPNGVAEAIERFILEPRQPPVLYPTAER; the protein is encoded by the coding sequence ATGGACTGGACGATGTATCAACTCATTGCACTCGATATCGATGGGACGTTACTCGGGCCAGACGGCACGATCCCGCCACGCGTGCACAAGGCCCTCGCCGCTGCGCGCGATCGTGGTGTGCTCCTTGTTCTTGCAACTGGCCGCCGTCTCCGTTCAACGCTCCCTGTTGTTGACCAGTTGGGTGCAATCGTACCGGTTGTCGTCCAGAATGGCGCGCTCGTCTGGGATACCGCACGGGATACCCCAGTATCCATGACCCCATTTGACCGTGCCAACCTGGAGCGCGTCGTGCACGAGGCGCTTGAACGGCGCATCGGCCTCGTGCTCATCCGTGGGCCAGAAACGGGCGAGCCCGTCGTCATTACAACCCAGCCTGATGATGCCTGGCCCCAGCCTGACATCATCTCGGCCTTTCGCAGTGGTCGCATCGAACGACTCTCGGCAGACGAACTGCTTGCTCTCCCCGATGTCTATACAATCGATCTCTTTGGCTGGAACGATCGTCTGCTGCCACTCCTTCACGCGCTACGCGCTGATGGCTTCAGCGTCTATTCCGGCGCCTTAGTAACCGATGCCAACCTCCCGGCGACCGTTGCAAACGTCCACATGCCGGGTGTAAGCAAAGCTGCCGGTGTCGCTGCGCTTGCCCGTCAGCACGGCCTCACCCTGGAACATGTCCTCGCCGTTGGTGATGGCGACAACGATTTGCCACTCATTGCTGCCGCTGGTCTCGGCATTGCCATGGGGCATGCCCCGTCACATGTCCGAGAGCAGGCCAAACTCGTCGTCTCCGCCCCTAACGGCGTCGCTGAAGCAATTGAGCGTTTTATCCTTGAACCCCGCCAGCCACCAGTACTCTACCCGACGGCCGAACGCTAA
- a CDS encoding fumarylacetoacetate hydrolase family protein: protein MELTRHATPSGPRWARDGRYLPAHFTLRLLTELSASEAHTLLAALPTSEQATDPLLAPIEPDMEVWAAGVTYLRSRDARMAEARVKTIYDLVYEAERPELFFKSLGWRVAGPQAPIHVRKDSNWNVPEPELAVYFCADGSLLGYTVGDDVSSRDIEGENPLYLPQAKIYNGAAALGPAIRIVTAERLTTLGVTMAITRGATVVFQGETQTALMKRTPDDLVRWLLKELQFPTGGVLMTGTGIVPPDDFSLLPGDRVRIEIDGLVLENPVV from the coding sequence ATGGAACTAACACGGCACGCGACACCAAGCGGCCCACGTTGGGCACGTGACGGGCGGTACTTACCAGCGCACTTCACACTCAGGTTGCTCACGGAGCTTTCGGCGTCTGAGGCACATACGCTCCTCGCAGCGCTTCCGACCTCTGAGCAGGCAACAGATCCGTTGCTTGCGCCGATTGAGCCCGATATGGAGGTCTGGGCAGCAGGGGTGACCTATCTCCGGAGCCGCGACGCCCGGATGGCAGAGGCACGAGTGAAGACGATCTATGACCTTGTCTACGAAGCAGAGCGGCCAGAACTGTTCTTCAAATCGCTTGGGTGGCGTGTTGCTGGCCCACAGGCACCGATTCATGTCCGAAAGGACAGCAACTGGAACGTGCCAGAACCGGAACTGGCCGTCTACTTCTGTGCGGATGGGTCGTTGCTCGGCTACACCGTTGGGGATGACGTATCTTCGCGCGATATTGAGGGTGAAAACCCGCTCTACTTGCCACAAGCAAAGATCTATAACGGGGCTGCAGCACTTGGACCGGCGATCCGCATTGTGACGGCAGAACGGTTGACAACACTTGGCGTGACGATGGCGATTACCCGCGGTGCAACAGTGGTCTTTCAGGGTGAAACGCAGACGGCGCTAATGAAGCGGACACCGGACGACTTGGTCCGCTGGCTGCTGAAGGAACTGCAGTTTCCGACTGGCGGTGTGCTGATGACCGGTACTGGCATCGTGCCGCCAGATGACTTCTCGCTTCTACCTGGCGACAGGGTGCGGATTGAGATTGACGGGCTCGTGCTAGAAAACCCGGTCGTTTAG